Within bacterium HR17, the genomic segment AGGTCGCATCCTGCCACATTGCGATGTCGTGGATGTGCTCCAAGCGATGTTTCCGGGCGGCTCCGTCACAGGCGCACCCAAAGTGCGGGCGATGGAAATTATTGACGAGTTGGAACCTGTCGCCCGCAACCTTTACACGGGTTGCATCGGCTATTGGAGTTTCACGGGACATTGCGATTTCAACATCGCTATCCGCACGATCACCGTGCACAACGGCGTCGCCTTTTTCCATGTCGGCGGGGGCATCGTAGCGGATTCCGACCCCGATGCCGAATACGACGAGACGCTGGCAAAAGCGCAAGGGATGGCACGAGCCCTCGGATACGGTAAACTTGTGGCGACGCAACGCTAAGCCAAAGGACGGTGGTGTCGGTGAAGACATGGCGCTGCGATGTGGCGGTTATCGGCGGCGGTTTGGGAGGATGTGCAGCGGCGTTGGCGGCGACAGCGTTGGGATGCAAAGTCGTTTTGACCGAAGAGACCGATTGGCTCGGCGGGCAACTGACGGCGCAAGCCGTTCCGCCCGATGAACATCCGTGGATTGAACATTTTGGGTGCACCCGTCGTTATCGTCAACTCCGCTATCTCATCCGTCACATTTACCGTGAGCATTATCCGCTTTTGCCGGCGGCGCGATCGGACCCACACCTTAATCCGGGCAAGGGGTATGTGTCACGCTTGTGTTGCGAACCTAAAGTTGCATTGACGGCGTTGCAATTGATGCTCGCTTACCCGCAAGCGCGCGGCGATGTGCTCGTCCTGTTACGGCGGAAACTTGTCGCCGCTGATGTAAACGGCGATAGCGTCACAAGCGTGACGGTGCGCAACTTGGAGACGGGCGATGAGGAGACTATCGTCGCCACCTACTTTTTGGACGCGACGGAACTGGGTGACTTGTTGCCCCTGACGGGCACCGAGTATGTGACGGGTGCGGAGAGCCACGCCGAAACGGGCGAGCCTCACGCCAAGAGCGAACCGCAACCTGCCAACATGCAAGCCATCACTTGGGTCTTTGCGATGAGTTACGACCCGCACAGTAGCCATGTCATTGACAAGCCTGAAGGTTATGAGTTTTGGCGCGACCATGTGCCCCAACTGACGCCGGCATGGACAGGAAAGTTGTTGGACTGGACACATCCCCATCCGATCACCCTTGCGCCGCGCCGTCGCGTGCTGTTCCCCGAAGAAGGTGACAGCGATTTGTGGCGCTACCGACGCATCGTGTGCAAAGACCACTATCCGCCTGAGGCGATGCCCTTTGAAGTCACCATCGTCAACTGGCCGCAAAACGATTACTGGCTGCGCCCGATTGTGCCAGAGTTGTGCGCCGACCCCAGCGAAGTAAAGCAGGCGCTGCACGAAGCCAAACAACTGTCGCTCAGTTGGCTTTACTGGCTGCAGACGGAAGCACCCCGCCCCGATGGCGGTGTCGGTTACCCCGGTTTGTTTTTGCGTCCCGACATCACGGGCACCGAAGACGGATTTGCCAAATACCCTTACATCCGTGAGAGCCGGCGCATCAAAGCCGTTTTCACCGTCACGGAATGGCATGTCGGTGTGGACGCGCGCAAGGCAATGGGCAAGGAAGGAGCGGAGCAGTTTGACGACAGCGTGGGCGTCGGCTGCTACCGGATTGACCTTCACCCGTCAACAGGGGGCGACAACTACATTGACATCAGCGCTTACCCCTTTCAAATCCCGTTGGGCGCGCTGTTGCCCGTGCGGATGCGCAACTTGCTTCCCGCTTGCAAAAACATCGGCACGACCCACATCACCAACGGCTGCTACCGGCTGCATCCCGTTGAGTGGAACATCGGTGAGGCAGCGGGCGCGTTAGCCGCTTTTTGTTGCCAGCGTAAACTCGTCCCGCATCAGGTGCGGGAGAAAACGGAGTTGTTGCGGGAGTTTCAAGACCTGCTGCGGGCGCAAGGCGTGGAACTGGCATGGCCTCAAACGCGCCCGGTCTAACCGCTCTCGCCCGCTAACTTCCCCAAAGTTGACTTTTCAACTCGGCATGCTAAAATTTACACGGCCAAGGAGGCGAAGCAGCGATGACCCAGCCAACGCCTGACGCAACGCCGACGACAGCCGCCAAAAAGCCACCGGACATCCCGTCGTGGGACTTGGTGCTCAAACGCAACAGCATCGAGCGGATGAAACAGGAGAAGTTTCCGCTGGACATCATTTGCGAACTGCCGCAACTGATCGCGGCGGGCTACGAGGCTATTCCCGAAGAGGACATCGTGCGGCTCCAGTGGTGGGGCTTGTATCACGACAAGCCGAAGGTCGGCACTTTCATGATGCGCATAAAAATTGCTGGTGGGTTCCTAACGCCGCGGAAGTTGCGGGCGATCGGTGAAGTCGCCAACCGCTACGGCAAAGGCTACGGCGAAATCAGCACCCGCCAAAACATCCAACTGCACTGGATTCGGCTGGAGGATTTGCCTGCCATCTTTGAGCACCTGCGTGCCAACGGTCTAACGACAGCAGGCGGTTGCGGTGACACGGTTCGCAACATCACGGGTTGCCCCGTCGCTGACATTGACCGCCACGCCTTGTTTGATGTCCAACCGCTCATTCAGGAGGCAGCGCGCTTCTTCTACGGCAACCGCGACTACTCCAACTTGCCCCGCAAGCACAAAATCACCATCGCTGCTTGCCCCTTTCAATGCAACGCGCCTGAAATTCACTGCATTGCATTGGTAGGCGTCATCAAGGATGGGCGCGAAGGGTTTGCGGTGCGTGTCGGCGGCGGGCTTTCATCCACACCCCGAATCTCCCGCGATATGGGCGTTTTTGTGCCCTACGAGGAAGCACTTGAAGTGCTGCGGGCAATTATTGACTGTTGGAAAGAGAACCCGCGCTATCGGCTCAGCCGAGTCAAGGCGCGGCTCAAGTTCATGGTGGACGATTACGGCGCCGACGAATACCGGCGGATGGTGGAAGAACGGTTGGGGCGCAAGTTGGAAGACTTTCAAGCACCTGAAGCGGTGGGCGAAGCGGACCATTTGGGCGTTCACCCGCAGCGCCAAGACGGCTACTTTTACATCGGCTTTCCCGTCCCCGTCGGTTGGCTTTCGGGCGACCAGATGCTGCGCCTCGCCGACATCGTGGAAGAAGTGGGCGGCGATATTCGGTTGACACGCCAGCAAAACTTTATCGTCGGAAACATCCCCGAAAACAAAGTCGCGTGGGTCGCCCATCGGGTTGAGCAAATGGGCTTTCCGTTGCGCGTCAACCGTATTTGGGGGCGCTCCATCGCTTGCACGGGTGAACCCTTCTGCAACTACTCGGTCACCGAGACGAAGACGAAACTCAAGGAAATCGTGGAGCGGCTGGAGGCGAAATTCGGCGAAGCGGTTGCCGACCTGAAAATTCACCTTGACGGTTGTCCGCACGCCTGCGGACAGCATTGGGTCGGCGACATCGGGCTGCAAGGGACGACAGCGCGGGAGACAGACGAGCATGGCGGCAAGATTCAGGCTTACGACATTATCTTGCGCGGCGGCTTGGGCAAAAAGACCGCTATCGGCAAACAACTGCTGCGGCGCGTCCCCAGCGAGTGGGTGCCGTTGTATGTGGAGCGGTTAGTGGAAGCGTGGCTGTGGTTTCGCACTTTGCGCAACGGTAGCGGCACCGCCTACACCTTCCGCGACTTCTGTGACGAACGCACTGACGAAGAGTTGATCGCTATCGCCGAAGGGCGCCTGTCCGCCCGCGACCTGCTGGCGCGCATCGCGCCCGAGCTGGTGTCGGCATGCTGACAAACCGTTCAGTGCCCTGTCAATCGCTGTAAGGCACGGCAACCTCGCCCCGCCGCAGGGCGAACAGCAACGATGCCCAACGCCCGTCCCCGTGAAGCGGTTGAGGCAAGGCGCTTTCGCTGAAAAATTGTGCGTCCCGGCACTCATGGGGGAGCGGGCGCAACTTGCCCGCCACATAGCGGCACTCATAGACGAGGCAGTAAAACGCAATGCCCCGGCTAAAACGATGCCGAAAGCCATCCAAGACAGCGATCAACCGTAGCGGTTCAACGGTCAAGCCCGTTTCTTCCTGCGTTTCCTTAACGGCGATTTCGCTGGGCGTGTAGCCGACATCCGCCCAACCGCCCGGCAAAAACCATGTCCCGCTGTCAGCGCGTTGCACCAACAGCAGCCGGTCGTGTTCGTCAAACACAGCAGCATTGACGACGACTTTCGGCGTCACATAGCCTGCCACGCCAAGTTGAACCTCGCTTTTCCACGCTCGCAATGTTTGCTCCACTTGCTCTGCGTTTGCCGCGTTTGCCAGCGCCGCTGCCATCTCCGCCGCCAGTTTCAGCACTTCTTCGTAGCGCTCGCGTTCGTAAGGGCTTTGCGTGAACACTAAACCCGTTTGGGCGATGGCTTTGAGCGCGGCTTGCCAGCGCAACAGTTGAGCCCACAAGTCCGTCGCCATTCGTGCGTGCCCCCTTTTAGCGGTGCGATACCCGTGTTTTCTTTCAGCAGTGCCTCGGAGGGCGCGTCTCCTGACGCACCGCTCTCTTTCAGCGGCTCAGGAGAGCCGCCCTCCGAGAGCCTTCGGAGGGCGCGTCTCCTGACGCGCCGCTCTCTTTCAGCGGCTCAGGAGAGCCGCTCTCCGACTAAGCCCCATTATTCAACACAGCATGTCCGTGCGATAATTTGCGAAGGCGACCTTGGGAAGGCAAGGATGGGTGAGCCGATGATTGCACGCCGCTGGCTGTTTTTAACTGCACCTCTCTTGCTGTCCGTGGCATGGTGGCTGTGGCGGCAACGCCCTGTCGCCGTGCAAGTGATCCCTGTGCGGCAGGGACGGCTGGTGGAAGTCGTTTACGCGACGGGCACCGTTAAGCCCGCCCAAGAGTTGCTGGTGGACGCCAAAGTCTCGGCGCAGGTGAAAGCCATTTTGGTCAAGGAAGGGCAACGGGTGCGACAAGGGCAAGCCCTCGCCCTGCTGGACGCTGCAGACTTTGAGATGAAGGTGCGGGAAGCGGAAAAGCGGTTGCGCGTCGCTGAAGCCCAGTGGCAGCAGTTGCGCGCGGGTACTGACCCGCTCGACATCGCCGCCCTCCGCGCTGAATTGGACGCCGCCATCGCACAATGGCGTGCAGCGCAAACGGAGATCGCCACGGCGCAAGCGCAATGGGACGCCGCTAAAGCGCGCTACCGACAGGCGCTGGACAGTTTGCGGCTAACACGCGACGAGGTGCAAACTGCCATTCGCCAAGCCGAAGAGAACTTGCGGATCGCTGAATCCCAACTTCGCCAAGCCCAGATAGCGTTGGAAACGACGAAGGAAGTCGTGCGGCAGCAAATTGCGCAAGCGGAAGCCGCTTTAAAAACCGCCAAGGCGCAAGCGGCGCTCTTGGACGAAGGCGCCCGCGAAGAAGAGAAGCGGCGCGCCAAAGCTGCACTGGACGCCGCTAAAGCCGCGCTGGACGAAGCCCAACGCCAACGGGAACGAGCGCACCGCTTGTTCGCCGAAGGCGCTATCGCCAAAGCCGATGTGGATGCTGCCGAAACGCGCTACGCGTTGGCGCTGGCGGAGTGGCAAGCAGCCGAAGCCAATTGGCAGCAGGTTATCAAAGGCGCACGCCCGCAAGAGCGCGAAGCGGCGCACGCCCAGGTGGCGCAAGCGGAAGCCGCGCTGGAAGCCGCCAAAGCACGCCAAGCGGAAATCCGTTTGCGCCAGCAAGATGTGGAAACCGCTCAAGCCCGCCTGGCTCAGGCGCAAGCGCAGTTGCGAGCGGCGAAAGCCAACGAACGCCAAATCGCTTTGCGCCAAGCAGAAGTGGACGCTGCCAGCGCCCAATTGCGTCAAGCCGAAGCGTTGCTGCGCAAAGCGGCGGCGGCAGAGCGCACAGCAAAAGCCCGCATGGACGCAGTGCAGGCGAAATTGGCTCAAGCGCGACGGGGCGCCCGCCCCGAAATGCTGGAAGTCGCTCGCCGCGAATATGAAGCGGCGCTGCAAGCCTACGAAGACGCTCAACGCAAATTGAGCGATTTCGTCGTGCGCGCACCCGTTGACGGCGTCATCACGGAAGTCGTCGCCAAAGTCGGCAGTTACTTGGCGGCAGGCTTTGGCATGTCCACTATCGTCAAGATGGCGACAGGGGAGCAAGTGAGCATTGAAGCGCAAGTGGATGAAGCCGACATCGGCAAAGTGCGCTTGGGGCAGCGGGCTTACTTCCGCGTGGACGCTTACCCTGAACGGGTTTATCGCGCCATCGTCGCCCGCATCCATCCCGAAGCCGACAAAGTAACCCGCACCTACCGCGTGGAGTTACGCGATATTGAGCCGCCGCACGGATTGAAGTTGGGCATGAGCGGTGATGTGAACATTCAAGTGACGGTCGTGCCCGATGCGGTGTTAGTGCCTACGACAGCGGTTGCCTCCGACACCGCGGCGCCCAGCGTTTGGGTCGTGGAAAACGGGCGCGCTCGGTTACGGCGGGTGCGAATCGGGGCACGGGATAACCAACACATCCATGTCCGCAGCGGTGTGCGGGTCGGTGAATTCGTCATCATTAACCCGCCATCCGACTTGCAGGACGGGCAACCTGTTCGCTTCCAACTGAACCACATCGCTCGCCCGTAAACGACGGTGAGCCGCACCAGGTATCAAGTTGTGGGGGCGTCAACGATGCCGATGGAACTGTGGCTGGCGTGGCGGTTGCTTTGTGCTCGTCCCCGCCAGACACTGCTAAGCGTTTTGGGCGTTACGGTCGGCGTCGCAGCGCTCATCATCATGCGGTCTATGACGCTGGGCTTCCTCAACCAGTTTGTCAACAAGGTGGTGGAATTGGCGGCACATGTAGAGGTGCTGGGTGAAGAGATGAGCGCTTACCTAAACCCGCAGGACGCAACGGCGGTGGCGACGGAGCCTGTCCGCCGCGTCTTCGCCGCGTCGCCGTTGCTCACCCTTTTTGCGACGACCCGCCCTGCCGCTCCGAAGCCCCTCAAAGGCATCGCCAACTGGCAGCAAGTCGCCGCTCAAATTGAACAACTGCCTTTCGTCCGTTCCGTCGCCCCTATCGTCGCGATGGAAGGGCTTATCCTGTTTGGCGATCGCACTGAAACGGTGGGGCTCATCGGCATTGAGCCGGCACGCTACAACCGCACCGTCCCG encodes:
- the sir_4 gene encoding Sulfite reductase [ferredoxin], with protein sequence MTQPTPDATPTTAAKKPPDIPSWDLVLKRNSIERMKQEKFPLDIICELPQLIAAGYEAIPEEDIVRLQWWGLYHDKPKVGTFMMRIKIAGGFLTPRKLRAIGEVANRYGKGYGEISTRQNIQLHWIRLEDLPAIFEHLRANGLTTAGGCGDTVRNITGCPVADIDRHALFDVQPLIQEAARFFYGNRDYSNLPRKHKITIAACPFQCNAPEIHCIALVGVIKDGREGFAVRVGGGLSSTPRISRDMGVFVPYEEALEVLRAIIDCWKENPRYRLSRVKARLKFMVDDYGADEYRRMVEERLGRKLEDFQAPEAVGEADHLGVHPQRQDGYFYIGFPVPVGWLSGDQMLRLADIVEEVGGDIRLTRQQNFIVGNIPENKVAWVAHRVEQMGFPLRVNRIWGRSIACTGEPFCNYSVTETKTKLKEIVERLEAKFGEAVADLKIHLDGCPHACGQHWVGDIGLQGTTARETDEHGGKIQAYDIILRGGLGKKTAIGKQLLRRVPSEWVPLYVERLVEAWLWFRTLRNGSGTAYTFRDFCDERTDEELIAIAEGRLSARDLLARIAPELVSAC
- the macA_2 gene encoding Macrolide export protein MacA, whose product is MIARRWLFLTAPLLLSVAWWLWRQRPVAVQVIPVRQGRLVEVVYATGTVKPAQELLVDAKVSAQVKAILVKEGQRVRQGQALALLDAADFEMKVREAEKRLRVAEAQWQQLRAGTDPLDIAALRAELDAAIAQWRAAQTEIATAQAQWDAAKARYRQALDSLRLTRDEVQTAIRQAEENLRIAESQLRQAQIALETTKEVVRQQIAQAEAALKTAKAQAALLDEGAREEEKRRAKAALDAAKAALDEAQRQRERAHRLFAEGAIAKADVDAAETRYALALAEWQAAEANWQQVIKGARPQEREAAHAQVAQAEAALEAAKARQAEIRLRQQDVETAQARLAQAQAQLRAAKANERQIALRQAEVDAASAQLRQAEALLRKAAAAERTAKARMDAVQAKLAQARRGARPEMLEVARREYEAALQAYEDAQRKLSDFVVRAPVDGVITEVVAKVGSYLAAGFGMSTIVKMATGEQVSIEAQVDEADIGKVRLGQRAYFRVDAYPERVYRAIVARIHPEADKVTRTYRVELRDIEPPHGLKLGMSGDVNIQVTVVPDAVLVPTTAVASDTAAPSVWVVENGRARLRRVRIGARDNQHIHVRSGVRVGEFVIINPPSDLQDGQPVRFQLNHIARP